Within the Thermosynechococcaceae cyanobacterium Okahandja genome, the region CAATCGCGTTGTAGGGACGGATGCCGACGAGCCGGGCAATTTCAAACTGCCGCAGCATGAAGCCAATGAGACCAAAGGCACCGTGCAGGGCAATAAACGTCCACAGCCCCCCCAACTGACACCAGCGGGTGAAGTCCCCTTGGGCTTCGGGACCCCACAGCAGCAGCAGCGAGTGCCCCATGCTGTTGGCGGGGGTCGAGACCGCCACCGTCAGGAAGTTACAGCCTTCGAGGTAGCTAGAGGCAAGGCCGTGGGTGTACCAAGAGGTCACAAAGGTGGTGCCGGTGAGCCAACCACCAAGGGCAAGGTAGGCGCAGGGAAAGAGCAGGATGCCTGACCAGCCCACAAATACGAATCTGTCGCGCTTGAGCCAGTCGTCGAGGATGTCGAACCATCCCCGCTCTGCTGGCGCACGTCCGATTGCTATGGTCATGGAATTAAATCCTCTTGCAGATATTAGATGCCAGATTTAGAAGATGACAGTTGCTGGTACTGCGGTTGTCGCCTCCCAAGGGGAGCGATCGCCCCAGCATCCTGTTAATTTGGCTTATAAATTAAAATCCAACCATTAAGGCCACCAAAACGCACTAGGTGCTTTTACCTACTGCGCATGGCAGACCCTAAGGGCAGATTAGGCTTCCCATCAGCGTTTGCTGCGGGATAACCATATTAACGTGATAGCGGAATTCTTACGAAATATCAAGGTGAATATGGCGTTCGTTTTCAGGTTTCTCATAATTAGGGGGCTACTGGCAAGGCCTACAGGTAAGCGGCTCTCACCGTTAAGCGGCTAGAGCAACCTTTGGCTCAATTTTAAGTTTTGTAACGTAGTTGCTTTAACCGGCGCTGGGCTGGGGTGAGAACACCGCCCGTGGTACTCCTATGGCAGACTAGGAAAGCACGAGCAATGGGTTAGTGGGCATGTTCAAAACAATTCTGGTGGCACTTGATACCAGTGATTTAGCCGAGCAGGTGATGACAGCGGTTGATCAGTTGACCTTAGACCCCGATGCCTACATTATCCTTAGCCATGTGATTTCCCCCACGGAGTCGGGTTTTGGCGTGAGTGCCGATCGCCCCTCACCGCATCCTCAGATTGGCACCTATCGCAGCATCGAGCAGCACTTGAAACAGTTTCAAGCCAACTTGATGTGTCGGTCGGATATTGAAATCGTGACCGGCGATCCGGTCGAGGAAATTTTACGTCTAGCGAATATTTATGGTGCCGACCTCATTGTTTTAGGCAGCCGTGGCTTGACGGGGGTACGGCGGGTTGTCCAAGGCTCAGTGAGCAGTGCGGTGGTGGCGGATGCGGCCTGTTCGGTGTTGGTGGTTAAAGCGGCGGATGTGGTGGATGTTTAAGCTATGCAAGACCTATCGGGGTTGACGGCTGCTGAAGTGGCGGAGCGGCAGGCACTCGGTCAGGGCAACCGCCAAGTGAATGAGAGCAATCGCAGCTACCGCGACATTTTTCAGGAAAATCTTTTCACGTTTATCAATGGCGTTTTTGCCTTTATTAGCGTCATTTTGTTGGCGTTGGGTCGCCCGGGGGATGTCATTGCAATTATTTTGG harbors:
- a CDS encoding universal stress protein is translated as MFKTILVALDTSDLAEQVMTAVDQLTLDPDAYIILSHVISPTESGFGVSADRPSPHPQIGTYRSIEQHLKQFQANLMCRSDIEIVTGDPVEEILRLANIYGADLIVLGSRGLTGVRRVVQGSVSSAVVADAACSVLVVKAADVVDV